Proteins encoded together in one Mycobacterium noviomagense window:
- a CDS encoding AMP-binding protein, with protein MATNTDRYRAARDEVLAGRFGWPRITGVFNWATDWFDVIGRGNDQTALWVVDDDGTEQKVSFAEMVERSDRVAAWLQHLGVGKGDRVIVMLGNQVELWETMLAVAKLGAVIMPTTAALGPADIADRLRRGGASFVVANASDTAKFDGIDGDYRRIAVGAPVDEWHRYADAAGAAPTGPFTAQTAVDDPMLIYFTSGTTSTPKLVQHSQISYPVGHLSTMAWIGVRAGDVHLAISSPGWAKHAWSCFFAPWAAEATIFVYNYRRFDAAALLDRIRGAGVTTFCAPPTVWRMLIQSDLGDRPERLREIVAAGEPLNANVIAEVERAWGLTIRDGYGQTETTLLIGNLPGRPVKPGSMGRPLPGVPIVLVDPVSGEPADEGEICLDLTADPVNVMTGYLGDPHNQATAGRYYHTGDVARRDAEGDITYVGRTDDVFKSSDYKVSPFELESVLIEHPAVVEAAVVPQPDDTRLSVPKAYISLSADWRPDADTARSIMQHVRDRVPPYLRVRRVEFFELPKTISGKIRRVELRCREETAHRARTPIATEYRYEDLVG; from the coding sequence ATGGCGACCAACACCGATCGCTATCGCGCCGCGCGGGACGAGGTCCTTGCGGGCAGGTTCGGGTGGCCGCGCATTACCGGTGTCTTCAACTGGGCGACCGACTGGTTCGACGTCATCGGGCGAGGCAACGACCAGACTGCTCTATGGGTCGTCGACGACGACGGCACCGAACAGAAAGTGAGCTTCGCCGAGATGGTCGAGCGGTCCGACCGCGTTGCAGCGTGGTTGCAGCACCTCGGCGTCGGCAAAGGTGATCGGGTCATCGTGATGCTGGGCAACCAGGTCGAGTTGTGGGAAACGATGCTGGCCGTCGCCAAACTCGGCGCCGTCATCATGCCGACCACCGCGGCGCTCGGTCCGGCCGACATTGCCGACCGCCTTCGTCGCGGCGGCGCAAGCTTCGTCGTCGCCAATGCGTCTGACACCGCCAAGTTCGACGGGATCGACGGTGACTACCGGCGCATTGCGGTCGGCGCACCGGTCGACGAGTGGCACCGCTACGCCGACGCCGCAGGCGCCGCCCCGACCGGTCCGTTCACGGCTCAAACCGCTGTTGACGATCCGATGCTGATTTATTTCACCTCGGGGACCACCAGCACGCCCAAGCTGGTGCAGCATTCCCAGATCAGCTATCCGGTAGGGCATTTGTCGACGATGGCCTGGATCGGCGTGCGGGCCGGCGACGTGCACTTGGCGATCAGCTCGCCGGGTTGGGCCAAACACGCCTGGAGTTGCTTCTTCGCGCCGTGGGCCGCAGAGGCGACGATCTTCGTCTACAACTACCGCCGCTTCGACGCGGCGGCATTGCTGGACCGAATTCGTGGCGCCGGGGTGACGACGTTCTGTGCGCCGCCGACGGTGTGGCGCATGCTCATTCAGTCCGATCTCGGTGACCGACCGGAACGGCTGCGCGAAATCGTGGCCGCCGGTGAACCTCTCAACGCGAACGTCATCGCCGAGGTCGAGCGAGCGTGGGGCCTAACCATCCGCGACGGCTACGGCCAGACCGAGACCACGCTGCTGATCGGCAACCTTCCCGGCCGGCCGGTCAAACCGGGATCGATGGGCCGGCCGTTGCCGGGTGTGCCCATTGTGCTGGTTGACCCGGTCAGCGGCGAACCCGCCGACGAGGGCGAGATCTGTCTCGACTTGACCGCCGACCCGGTCAACGTGATGACCGGCTATCTCGGCGACCCGCACAACCAGGCGACCGCAGGCCGCTACTACCACACCGGCGACGTCGCTCGCCGCGACGCCGAAGGCGACATCACCTACGTCGGCCGCACCGATGACGTGTTCAAGTCGTCGGACTACAAGGTGTCGCCGTTCGAACTGGAAAGCGTGCTCATCGAGCATCCGGCCGTCGTCGAGGCCGCTGTGGTGCCGCAGCCCGACGACACCCGGTTATCGGTCCCCAAGGCCTACATTTCGCTGTCCGCCGACTGGCGACCCGACGCCGACACCGCCCGGTCGATCATGCAGCACGTGCGCGACCGCGTCCCGCCGTATTTGAGGGTGCGGCGCGTCGAGTTCTTCGAACTGCCCAAGACGATCTCGGGCAAGATCCGCCGGGTCGAGCTACGGTGCCGCGAAGAGACCGCACACCGCGCCAGGACACCGATCGCGACGGAGTACCGGTACGAGGATCTGGTGGGCTGA
- a CDS encoding enoyl-CoA hydratase/isomerase family protein, whose amino-acid sequence METEARDGVTVIGFDHPPVNALDLALLDDVVATMRRVDGPVVITGKGKCFSAGVDLPALIGGGPEYTDRFITALSAAFLAVFDHPAPVVAAINGHAIAGGCVFAMCADIRLMSAGTIGLTELAVGVPFPVAALEICRSAMGTSVTRAALQANTIDVDSAAARGWVDLVVPAAELTAEAVAIARRLGEYSPAAYAATKEQLHRPAHEAIAAGAEVDTKTRAGWLAEDTRGRITAFVKAFGRDHR is encoded by the coding sequence ATGGAGACAGAAGCCCGAGACGGCGTGACGGTCATCGGCTTCGACCATCCGCCGGTGAATGCTCTTGACCTCGCGCTGCTCGACGACGTGGTCGCGACCATGCGCCGCGTCGACGGCCCAGTGGTCATCACTGGCAAAGGCAAGTGCTTTTCGGCCGGCGTCGACTTGCCGGCGCTCATCGGCGGCGGACCTGAGTACACCGATCGCTTCATCACCGCTCTCTCCGCGGCTTTCCTCGCCGTCTTCGACCACCCGGCGCCGGTGGTCGCGGCGATCAACGGGCATGCCATTGCGGGCGGATGCGTCTTCGCCATGTGCGCCGACATCCGACTCATGTCCGCCGGGACGATCGGCCTCACTGAGCTCGCAGTCGGGGTCCCGTTCCCAGTGGCCGCCCTCGAGATATGCCGCTCTGCGATGGGCACCTCGGTCACCCGGGCAGCGCTGCAAGCCAACACGATTGACGTGGATTCGGCGGCGGCTCGGGGCTGGGTCGATCTGGTGGTCCCCGCCGCCGAGCTCACAGCGGAGGCTGTTGCGATCGCGCGTCGACTCGGCGAGTATTCGCCGGCAGCGTACGCGGCTACCAAGGAACAGCTGCACCGGCCGGCTCACGAGGCGATCGCTGCCGGCGCCGAAGTGGATACGAAGACGCGGGCCGGCTGGCTGGCCGAAGACACTCGCGGCCGAATCACCGCGTTTGTCAAGGCGTTTGGGCGCGATCACCGCTAG
- a CDS encoding deoxyribodipyrimidine photolyase: protein MLHDLILAAQQNPQAAGFILRGIKAIFVGIGSIIAAIICAVIAGMKGRNPLGWGILGLFFSIITLIVVIVIPSKR, encoded by the coding sequence ATGCTGCATGATCTGATACTGGCCGCTCAGCAGAACCCGCAAGCCGCTGGGTTCATTCTGCGCGGCATCAAGGCGATATTCGTCGGCATCGGCAGCATCATCGCCGCGATCATCTGCGCGGTTATCGCCGGGATGAAGGGGCGCAATCCGCTTGGTTGGGGCATCCTCGGGCTGTTTTTCAGCATCATCACCCTGATCGTTGTGATCGTCATTCCAAGCAAGAGGTAG
- a CDS encoding nuclear transport factor 2 family protein, whose amino-acid sequence MDDPTALLEIQAIKQLKARYCRYLDTKDWEAWRDVFTDDFVSDTAEAGGKVIIGADEFVAFIRTTLGKSSQPTVHQVHAPEIELTSPTTARGVWALEDVVRLAPGLNLNGYGHYHETYVKIDGQWRIKTSKLTRLREDIFNPLFSLRISPRLRRAVARLARHGLGFSTS is encoded by the coding sequence ATGGATGACCCCACCGCTCTGCTGGAGATCCAGGCGATCAAACAGCTCAAGGCCCGGTACTGCCGATACCTGGACACCAAAGACTGGGAGGCATGGCGCGACGTTTTCACCGACGACTTCGTCAGCGATACCGCCGAGGCGGGCGGCAAGGTCATCATCGGCGCCGACGAGTTCGTCGCATTCATCCGTACGACACTGGGCAAGTCCTCTCAGCCCACCGTGCACCAGGTACACGCGCCGGAGATCGAGCTGACTTCGCCGACAACGGCCCGAGGTGTGTGGGCGTTAGAGGACGTGGTGCGGCTGGCGCCCGGGCTGAACCTCAACGGTTACGGCCACTACCACGAGACTTACGTCAAGATCGACGGACAGTGGCGCATCAAGACCTCCAAGCTGACCAGGCTTCGCGAGGATATCTTCAACCCCCTTTTCTCGCTGCGCATTTCGCCTCGGCTACGAAGAGCCGTAGCGAGGCTCGCGCGTCACGGGCTGGGGTTCAGCACCAGCTAA
- a CDS encoding class I SAM-dependent methyltransferase, which yields METPRRRGFNETVTRFWSFAAPAYNLPILQEWVYRPPHDEVIEQLRTHGCTRIADVACGTGVLTHRIQRELGPEELYGVDMSDGMLAQARARTDRVQWLKGPAEHLPFDDGALDAVVTTSAFHFFDQPAALREFHRVLAPAGLVAVAALSARQPRLQAPSAIRWKPAHHPSPAEMHALFEGAGFTVTEQHRVRRPIWTKILSDLITVGVKS from the coding sequence GTGGAAACACCTCGACGCCGCGGCTTCAACGAGACGGTCACCCGGTTCTGGAGTTTTGCCGCCCCCGCGTACAACCTTCCAATTCTCCAGGAGTGGGTGTATCGCCCGCCGCACGATGAGGTGATCGAGCAGCTGCGTACCCACGGATGTACGCGTATTGCTGACGTCGCCTGCGGGACTGGCGTTTTGACTCACCGGATCCAGCGTGAGCTGGGGCCGGAGGAGTTGTACGGGGTCGACATGTCCGATGGGATGCTCGCCCAGGCCCGAGCGCGAACTGACCGGGTGCAGTGGTTGAAGGGACCGGCTGAGCACCTGCCGTTCGACGACGGCGCCCTCGACGCCGTCGTGACGACGTCGGCGTTCCACTTCTTCGACCAGCCGGCGGCGTTACGCGAGTTTCACCGTGTGCTCGCCCCCGCTGGGCTGGTCGCGGTCGCGGCGCTCAGCGCGCGTCAACCCCGTCTGCAGGCCCCGTCGGCCATCCGGTGGAAACCTGCGCACCATCCGTCGCCCGCCGAGATGCACGCACTGTTCGAGGGCGCCGGCTTCACAGTCACTGAGCAACACCGTGTCCGGCGGCCCATTTGGACGAAGATCCTCTCCGACCTGATCACCGTCGGGGTGAAAAGCTAG
- a CDS encoding cation-translocating P-type ATPase: MRVPGVANVLGGVTGGAAQAVRTGVQGAAGAAAAMQMLATPVVQSVSQSTARVLGMGNSSNGSAEAAAPPVRWQSGRRVHLDLDPLLPFPRWHEHAPAVEEAVRKIPGVTTAHVEGALGRLVLELEDDTDADRIVDTVRDAVESVAADLMSAGLQSAPRIAPFADPGNPLAILVPVTAAAMDVVAIGAAVTGWVVRLPAAPRTTRAAAALISNQPRIVSFLESRLGRVGTDLALAASSAAANGLTQAVGTPLLDLAQRGLQIAEAAAHRDRWRQREPELASTKRPQAPVVPVISSAGPDSHAPRHNWVAAAAGEASHVVVDGAIDSAIDTAKGSMAGPVEEYANQAANGSLVAAAGALLAGGGAEDAAGTILAGVPKAAHMGRQAFAAVLGRGLANAGQMILDPGALRRLDRVKVVLIDGAALRGDARAVLQARGNAPGWDDDRVYEVADALLHAEQPPEPDPDEFPATGARLRWIPAQGPAATPAQGLERADLVVDGECVGNVEVGWEVDPFAIALLQTAHRTGARVVLRHVAGTQDLAASVAEAHPPGTPLLKLVRELRSDRGPVLLITALHRDFASTDTLAALAVADVGVALDDPHAATPWTADIITGTDLAAAVRILSALPAARQATESSVRLAQGGTTLAGLLLVTGDPRTGAGSPLAMRRWLNPVNAAAATALASGAFSAAKVLRQPDPTPQPLTAWHALDPEIVYSRLTSRTRPLVIEPGAAAWRRVADDLSYTPLVRPLRGPAAAVGRLLAATRAELNDPLTPILAVGAAASAIVGSNVDALLVTGVMTANAIVGGVQRLRAEAAAAELFAEQEKFARRVVVPAVATTRRRLDVARHSDRVVTVTASSLRPGDVIDLAAPDVVPADARVLVAEDVEVDESFLTGESLPVDKQVDPVAATDPDRASMLFEGSTIVAGHARAIVVATGAGTAAHRAISAVADVEPAAGVQARLRQLTSRVLPVTLAGGAAVSALALLRRATLRQAVADGVAIAVAAVPEGLPLVATLAQLAAAQRLSRRGVLVRAPRTVEALGRVDTVCFDKTGTLTENRLRVVCAVPKDSRPEGPFLDTADPRAAEVLRAAARACTQPRNGQGHAHATDEAILTAADALGGQGDSEWTVLAEVPFESSRGYAAAIGTASADGQPPTLMLKGAPEQVLPRCRFADRDAEGDHAESLVHGLAEQGLRVLAVAQRSWDGETTEDATDADEVDAAAQDLELLGYVGLADTARPSARPLIEALLDAERKVVLITGDHPVTARAIARQLGLPSDVRVVTGSELAALDEEACTKLAADVQVFARVSPEQKVQIVAALQRCGQVTAMVGDGANDAAAIRMADVGIGVTARGSSAARGAADIVLTDDDLGVLIDALVEGRGMWAGVRDAVTILVGGNVGEVLFTIIGTAFGAGRAPIGTRQLLLVNLLTDMFPALAVAVTSQHPQLDESEDQADQEDEEARRAYQRAVLTEPTPSLDVPLMRQIVTRGAVTAAGATAAWAIGRWTPGTERRTATMGLTALVATQLAQTLMTRRHSPLVVATALGSAAVLVAVVQTPGVSHFFGCTPLGPVAWTGVAGATATATALSVVAPTWLVKTVGVSQQIPDPTV; encoded by the coding sequence ATGAGGGTTCCGGGTGTAGCCAACGTTCTCGGCGGCGTAACCGGTGGAGCGGCGCAGGCGGTGCGAACCGGGGTGCAAGGCGCGGCGGGGGCTGCCGCGGCGATGCAGATGCTGGCCACTCCAGTCGTGCAATCGGTCAGCCAATCGACCGCCCGCGTGCTGGGGATGGGCAATTCTTCCAACGGCTCCGCTGAGGCAGCTGCGCCGCCGGTGCGTTGGCAGAGCGGACGCCGGGTGCACCTGGACCTGGATCCGCTGCTGCCGTTTCCCCGCTGGCACGAGCATGCGCCGGCAGTAGAGGAGGCGGTCCGCAAGATCCCCGGCGTGACGACTGCTCATGTCGAGGGCGCGTTGGGCCGGCTGGTGCTCGAACTCGAGGACGACACCGACGCCGATCGCATCGTCGACACCGTGCGTGACGCAGTCGAGTCCGTCGCCGCCGACTTGATGTCGGCAGGCTTGCAATCGGCACCGCGCATCGCGCCGTTCGCCGATCCCGGTAATCCGCTGGCGATACTGGTGCCGGTCACCGCCGCGGCAATGGATGTCGTAGCGATCGGGGCCGCCGTCACCGGTTGGGTCGTCCGACTGCCAGCCGCCCCGCGAACCACCCGAGCCGCGGCCGCTCTGATCAGCAACCAACCGCGCATCGTGTCATTTTTGGAATCGCGCCTGGGTCGAGTGGGCACCGATCTCGCGCTCGCCGCTTCCAGCGCAGCGGCCAACGGCCTCACGCAGGCGGTCGGCACACCACTGTTGGACCTGGCGCAACGCGGCCTGCAGATCGCCGAGGCGGCGGCTCACCGGGACAGGTGGCGGCAGCGAGAACCCGAGCTGGCCTCGACCAAGCGGCCGCAGGCACCAGTGGTCCCCGTCATCTCGTCCGCTGGACCCGATTCCCACGCTCCCCGGCACAACTGGGTGGCCGCAGCAGCCGGTGAGGCTTCGCACGTCGTCGTCGACGGGGCCATCGACTCGGCGATCGACACGGCAAAGGGATCGATGGCCGGACCGGTGGAAGAGTATGCCAACCAGGCCGCCAACGGTTCGCTGGTCGCCGCGGCGGGCGCGTTGCTGGCAGGCGGCGGCGCCGAAGACGCGGCCGGAACGATCCTGGCCGGGGTGCCCAAGGCAGCGCATATGGGCCGGCAGGCGTTCGCCGCCGTCCTGGGCCGCGGTCTGGCCAACGCCGGGCAGATGATCCTCGACCCCGGCGCGCTGCGCCGGTTGGATCGGGTGAAGGTGGTCCTGATCGACGGCGCGGCGTTGCGCGGTGATGCGCGGGCCGTCCTGCAAGCACGCGGAAATGCACCCGGCTGGGATGACGACCGGGTATATGAGGTCGCCGACGCGCTGCTGCACGCTGAGCAGCCGCCCGAGCCCGATCCCGATGAGTTTCCCGCCACCGGGGCTCGTCTGCGCTGGATCCCGGCGCAGGGACCGGCGGCTACACCCGCCCAGGGCCTCGAACGTGCCGACCTCGTGGTCGACGGCGAATGCGTGGGCAACGTCGAAGTTGGTTGGGAAGTCGACCCCTTCGCGATCGCACTGCTGCAGACCGCGCACCGCACCGGAGCGCGGGTGGTGTTGCGGCACGTCGCGGGCACCCAGGATCTGGCGGCGAGCGTCGCAGAGGCTCATCCCCCGGGCACTCCGCTGCTGAAGTTGGTCCGTGAGCTGCGCTCGGATCGCGGGCCGGTATTGCTGATCACCGCGCTGCATCGGGATTTCGCGTCGACGGACACGTTGGCGGCGCTGGCCGTCGCCGACGTCGGGGTGGCCCTCGACGACCCGCATGCGGCGACACCGTGGACCGCAGACATCATCACTGGCACCGATCTGGCTGCGGCCGTGCGGATTTTGTCGGCACTACCGGCGGCCCGCCAAGCCACCGAATCGTCGGTGCGCCTTGCTCAGGGCGGCACCACGCTGGCCGGGCTGTTGCTGGTCACCGGTGACCCGCGCACAGGTGCCGGAAGCCCACTGGCCATGCGGCGCTGGCTCAATCCCGTCAACGCCGCCGCAGCCACCGCGTTGGCGTCGGGCGCTTTCTCGGCCGCAAAGGTGCTGCGCCAGCCTGATCCGACCCCGCAACCGCTGACCGCTTGGCATGCGCTCGACCCGGAGATCGTCTACTCGCGGCTGACCAGCCGTACGCGGCCCTTGGTCATCGAGCCCGGCGCGGCGGCATGGCGCCGCGTTGCCGACGACTTGTCCTACACCCCACTGGTGAGACCGCTGCGCGGGCCGGCGGCGGCGGTCGGCCGCTTGCTTGCCGCGACGCGCGCCGAGCTCAACGACCCGCTGACGCCGATTCTGGCGGTGGGAGCGGCGGCGTCGGCGATTGTCGGCAGCAACGTCGACGCGCTACTGGTCACCGGTGTGATGACCGCCAACGCGATAGTCGGTGGCGTGCAACGGTTACGGGCCGAGGCCGCGGCGGCTGAGCTGTTCGCCGAACAGGAGAAGTTCGCGCGCCGGGTCGTGGTCCCGGCCGTGGCGACGACCCGGCGCCGGTTGGACGTTGCCCGGCATTCTGATCGCGTCGTCACCGTAACCGCAAGTTCCTTGCGCCCCGGCGACGTCATCGACCTCGCCGCTCCGGACGTCGTGCCGGCGGACGCCCGGGTCCTGGTGGCCGAGGACGTCGAGGTCGACGAGTCGTTCCTCACCGGTGAGTCGCTCCCGGTGGACAAGCAGGTTGACCCCGTCGCCGCAACCGATCCCGACCGCGCCAGCATGCTGTTCGAGGGCAGCACGATCGTCGCCGGCCACGCTCGGGCGATCGTCGTGGCGACCGGTGCGGGCACCGCGGCGCACCGCGCGATCTCGGCCGTCGCCGATGTCGAACCGGCCGCGGGCGTGCAAGCCCGGCTGCGTCAGCTGACCAGCCGGGTTCTTCCGGTGACACTCGCAGGCGGAGCAGCGGTGAGCGCTCTTGCGTTGCTGCGCCGCGCAACGCTGCGCCAAGCGGTCGCCGACGGTGTGGCGATCGCGGTGGCCGCTGTCCCGGAGGGCTTGCCGTTGGTGGCCACGCTGGCGCAGCTTGCCGCTGCACAGCGGCTGTCGCGGCGCGGCGTGCTGGTCCGTGCTCCACGCACGGTCGAAGCTCTGGGCCGCGTCGACACCGTGTGTTTCGACAAGACCGGCACGCTTACCGAGAACCGGCTGCGCGTGGTTTGTGCCGTCCCGAAAGACTCCCGGCCCGAGGGCCCGTTCCTCGACACCGCCGACCCGCGGGCGGCCGAGGTGCTGCGGGCGGCCGCGCGCGCGTGTACGCAGCCCCGCAACGGCCAAGGGCACGCGCACGCCACCGACGAGGCGATCCTCACCGCGGCGGATGCGCTGGGCGGCCAAGGCGATTCGGAATGGACTGTGCTCGCGGAGGTACCGTTCGAGTCCAGTCGCGGCTACGCGGCCGCCATCGGCACTGCCAGCGCCGATGGGCAACCGCCGACGCTGATGCTTAAGGGCGCACCCGAACAGGTCCTGCCGCGTTGCCGATTCGCCGATCGCGACGCCGAGGGTGACCACGCGGAGTCGTTGGTGCACGGCCTGGCCGAACAAGGCTTGCGTGTGCTTGCAGTGGCACAGCGCAGCTGGGACGGAGAAACCACCGAAGACGCCACCGACGCCGACGAGGTCGATGCCGCCGCGCAGGACCTTGAATTGCTCGGCTACGTCGGCTTGGCCGACACTGCCCGGCCTTCGGCGCGGCCCCTGATCGAGGCGCTGCTGGATGCCGAACGCAAGGTGGTACTGATCACCGGCGATCATCCGGTGACGGCACGAGCGATCGCCCGCCAGTTGGGCCTGCCGTCGGATGTGCGGGTGGTCACCGGCAGCGAGCTTGCGGCGCTCGACGAGGAAGCGTGCACCAAACTCGCCGCCGACGTTCAGGTCTTCGCCCGTGTCAGCCCCGAGCAAAAGGTTCAGATCGTTGCGGCGCTGCAACGCTGCGGCCAAGTGACCGCGATGGTCGGCGACGGAGCCAATGACGCCGCCGCCATCCGGATGGCCGACGTGGGCATCGGGGTGACTGCTCGCGGATCCTCAGCCGCCCGCGGCGCCGCTGACATCGTGCTGACCGACGACGATCTGGGCGTGCTGATCGACGCACTGGTCGAGGGCCGCGGTATGTGGGCCGGTGTGCGCGATGCGGTGACGATCTTGGTTGGCGGCAATGTGGGCGAGGTGCTGTTCACGATTATCGGGACAGCATTCGGCGCGGGCCGGGCGCCGATCGGGACCCGGCAGCTGCTGCTCGTGAATTTGCTCACCGATATGTTCCCTGCGCTTGCGGTTGCCGTCACCTCACAGCATCCGCAACTCGACGAATCCGAGGACCAGGCCGACCAGGAGGACGAAGAAGCCCGCCGTGCCTACCAGCGTGCGGTACTGACCGAGCCGACGCCGTCGCTCGACGTGCCGCTGATGCGGCAGATCGTCACCCGCGGCGCCGTCACAGCCGCCGGCGCTACCGCCGCGTGGGCTATCGGACGTTGGACACCGGGCACCGAACGACGCACCGCGACAATGGGATTGACCGCTTTGGTGGCAACGCAGCTGGCGCAGACGCTGATGACTCGCCGCCACAGCCCGCTCGTCGTGGCGACGGCGCTCGGCAGCGCGGCGGTCCTGGTCGCCGTCGTGCAAACCCCAGGTGTCAGCCACTTCTTCGGGTGTACGCCGCTGGGCCCGGTGGCGTGGACGGGGGTGGCCGGCGCGACGGCAACGGCCACTGCCTTATCGGTGGTCGCACCGACTTGGTTGGTCAAAACTGTCGGTGTCTCGCAGCAGATACCCGACCCGACTGTGTGA
- a CDS encoding nuclear transport factor 2 family protein gives MTGSGVVERYLACLGSQDWDGLAATTADEGLVRDGPFCDAVEGKEPYIAFLRGVFSHLQGYQLQVQRISAVSERLSYVELTETFEIDGVPTEYPECLVFEQDGDGLISYVSVFIKRPGGEPRVEGGRAG, from the coding sequence ATGACCGGCAGCGGAGTGGTAGAACGCTACTTGGCGTGCCTGGGCTCTCAGGATTGGGATGGACTGGCCGCCACCACCGCCGACGAGGGCTTGGTTCGCGACGGCCCGTTCTGCGACGCCGTCGAAGGAAAGGAACCCTATATCGCCTTCCTGCGCGGCGTTTTCTCCCATCTGCAGGGCTACCAATTGCAGGTGCAGCGGATTTCCGCTGTGTCCGAACGTCTTTCATATGTAGAACTGACCGAGACGTTCGAGATCGACGGTGTCCCCACCGAGTACCCCGAATGCCTCGTGTTCGAGCAAGACGGCGATGGCCTGATCTCGTACGTCAGTGTTTTCATCAAGCGGCCCGGCGGGGAGCCACGTGTGGAGGGCGGTCGCGCGGGCTGA
- a CDS encoding AMP-binding protein, producing the protein MKAYDAGPTDTPLLEETIGANFERMVATHPDAEALVDVAGHRRWSYAELNHEVDVVARGLMSLGVARGERVGIWAPNCPEWTVVQYATAKIGAILVTVNPAYRIHELAYVLKQSGTRTLIAATKFKTSDYRSMIAAVRPDCPDLKDVVFLDARDWDNLKQHAAPENELTTRSSASANTDPINIQYTSGTTGFPKGATLSHRNILNNGFFVTELLNLGPDDRLCVPVPFYHCFGMVMGNLGCTTHGATIVIPAPAFDAGATLAAIEAERCTGVYGVPTMFIAMLNHPDVAHTDLSSLRTGIMAGSVCPVEVMKRCLSEMNMTPAIAYGMTETSPVSCQTLVGDDLERRTATVGRAHPHVEVKIVDPDSGGIVERGEPGEFCARGYLVMLGYWRDEHLTREVVDADGWMHSGDLAVMRDDGYCTIVGRLKDMVIRGGENIYPREVEEFLYTHPDIDEVQVIGVPDETYGEEVCAWIRMKPGRPALDADAVRAFATDKLAHYKIPRYVHVVDEFPMTVTGKVRKVEMREHSIRLFGLKAPPSAPKDER; encoded by the coding sequence ATGAAGGCCTACGACGCCGGTCCGACGGATACTCCTCTTCTCGAGGAGACGATCGGGGCGAACTTCGAGCGCATGGTCGCTACCCATCCCGACGCCGAGGCGCTCGTCGATGTTGCCGGGCACCGTCGCTGGTCCTATGCCGAGCTCAACCACGAAGTCGATGTCGTGGCAAGGGGTTTGATGTCTCTGGGCGTGGCCCGCGGCGAGCGTGTCGGCATCTGGGCACCGAACTGCCCGGAGTGGACTGTCGTGCAGTACGCCACCGCGAAGATCGGTGCGATCCTCGTCACCGTCAACCCCGCCTACCGCATCCACGAACTCGCCTATGTGCTGAAGCAGTCAGGTACGCGCACGCTGATCGCCGCGACGAAGTTCAAAACCTCCGACTACCGAAGCATGATCGCCGCCGTCCGTCCCGACTGCCCCGACCTCAAAGATGTTGTGTTTCTTGACGCTCGCGACTGGGACAACCTGAAACAGCACGCAGCGCCGGAGAATGAGCTCACAACCCGATCGTCGGCGTCAGCCAACACCGACCCGATCAACATCCAATACACCTCGGGGACAACCGGATTCCCCAAGGGCGCGACGTTGTCGCATCGCAACATCCTCAACAACGGCTTCTTCGTCACCGAATTGCTGAACCTGGGCCCGGATGACCGGCTCTGCGTCCCCGTGCCGTTCTACCACTGCTTCGGCATGGTGATGGGCAATCTCGGCTGCACCACGCACGGGGCCACGATCGTCATTCCGGCGCCCGCGTTCGACGCTGGGGCGACACTGGCCGCGATCGAAGCCGAACGCTGCACCGGCGTCTACGGCGTCCCGACCATGTTCATCGCCATGCTCAACCATCCCGATGTTGCCCATACCGACCTGTCGTCGCTGCGCACCGGCATCATGGCCGGATCGGTGTGCCCGGTCGAGGTGATGAAGCGCTGCCTCAGCGAGATGAACATGACGCCGGCCATCGCCTACGGCATGACCGAGACATCGCCGGTCTCCTGCCAAACACTCGTCGGCGACGATCTCGAGCGGCGAACCGCAACCGTCGGGCGCGCCCACCCCCATGTGGAAGTCAAAATCGTCGATCCGGACAGCGGCGGCATCGTCGAGCGAGGAGAGCCCGGTGAGTTCTGCGCCCGCGGCTACTTGGTGATGCTGGGGTACTGGCGCGACGAGCACCTGACCCGCGAGGTGGTCGATGCCGACGGGTGGATGCATAGCGGCGATCTTGCGGTTATGCGCGACGACGGGTACTGCACCATCGTCGGACGCTTGAAGGACATGGTGATCCGCGGCGGCGAGAACATCTATCCGCGCGAGGTCGAGGAATTCCTCTACACCCATCCCGACATCGACGAAGTGCAGGTCATCGGCGTGCCCGACGAGACGTACGGCGAAGAAGTCTGCGCCTGGATCAGGATGAAGCCGGGCCGGCCGGCCTTGGATGCCGACGCGGTGCGGGCTTTCGCCACCGACAAGCTCGCGCACTACAAGATCCCGCGCTACGTCCACGTCGTCGACGAGTTCCCGATGACGGTCACCGGCAAGGTGCGCAAAGTGGAGATGCGTGAGCACAGCATCCGCCTCTTCGGGCTCAAAGCGCCTCCCTCAGCGCCGAAAGACGAGCGGTGA